From Methanoculleus oceani, a single genomic window includes:
- a CDS encoding MFS transporter — MEQEDSRPYSRRFILILVTVATFLNPFTGSAINLALPAIGVEFSADAATLAWISSAYLLASVIFLLPAGRLGDSRGKVTVFVIGIVVYTAGAVLTIFTPTIGLLLLFRFLQGMGGAMIYANSVALITHLYPPGERGYAIGLNTTAVYAGLSLGPFLGGALTQFLGWRSIFIVTALLAVPVLLYAGKFPAFLNERQREHFDVAGLVLSSALIFCLFLGLASATTPTGAVLLAASLLLGAAFFRVERRQPCPLLPVSLLEKNRVFAASNGAALINYSATFAVGFLLSLYLQYIRGYEPVAAGTLLLVQPIIQVFVAPVAGRLADRMQPGHVASVGMALSAAALFGFSMLGETTSIAVILILLVLLGVGLGLFSSPNTTAIMGCVEKRFFGSASAMVAMMRSLGMMLSMGAVLVVFAVIMGSTTVTPAIFPEFLVSVRLIFLAFAVLSVFGVSLSLRRNRC, encoded by the coding sequence GTGGAGCAGGAGGACAGCCGGCCGTATTCGCGCAGATTCATCCTGATACTGGTCACCGTCGCCACGTTCTTAAACCCGTTCACGGGCTCCGCGATCAACCTTGCCCTGCCCGCCATCGGGGTTGAGTTCTCCGCAGACGCCGCCACGCTTGCCTGGATCTCCAGCGCTTACCTCCTCGCATCGGTCATCTTCCTCCTCCCCGCCGGAAGGCTCGGCGACTCCCGGGGAAAGGTCACCGTCTTCGTGATCGGGATCGTGGTCTACACCGCCGGGGCCGTTCTCACCATCTTCACGCCCACGATAGGCCTCCTCCTCCTCTTCCGCTTCCTGCAGGGGATGGGCGGCGCCATGATCTACGCAAACAGCGTGGCCCTGATCACCCATCTTTACCCGCCCGGCGAGCGGGGCTACGCGATCGGGCTCAACACCACCGCCGTCTACGCCGGGCTTTCGCTCGGCCCGTTCCTCGGGGGCGCCCTGACCCAGTTCCTCGGCTGGCGGAGCATCTTCATCGTAACAGCGCTCCTCGCCGTCCCGGTCCTCCTCTACGCCGGTAAGTTCCCGGCATTCTTGAACGAGCGGCAGCGCGAGCACTTCGACGTCGCGGGGCTGGTCCTCTCCTCCGCCCTGATCTTCTGTCTCTTCCTGGGCCTGGCCTCGGCGACCACCCCGACCGGCGCGGTACTCCTTGCGGCGTCCCTCCTGCTCGGGGCGGCCTTCTTCCGGGTGGAGCGGCGGCAGCCCTGCCCCCTCCTCCCGGTCTCGCTCCTCGAGAAGAACAGGGTCTTTGCCGCCTCGAACGGCGCCGCCCTGATCAACTACAGCGCCACGTTCGCGGTCGGGTTCCTCCTCTCTCTCTACCTCCAGTACATCCGGGGCTACGAACCCGTCGCTGCAGGCACCCTGCTCCTGGTCCAGCCGATCATCCAGGTCTTCGTCGCCCCGGTGGCGGGCCGCCTCGCCGACCGGATGCAGCCCGGGCACGTCGCCTCTGTGGGGATGGCGCTCTCGGCCGCGGCACTCTTCGGCTTCTCCATGCTCGGCGAGACTACATCGATCGCCGTGATCCTCATCCTTCTGGTCCTGCTGGGCGTGGGGCTCGGGCTTTTTTCGTCCCCGAACACCACTGCCATCATGGGCTGCGTGGAGAAGCGGTTCTTCGGCAGCGCATCGGCGATGGTGGCGATGATGCGGTCGCTCGGAATGATGCTGAGCATGGGGGCGGTCCTCGTGGTCTTTGCGGTCATCATGGGATCGACGACCGTCACACCGGCGATATTCCCGGAGTTCCTCGTGAGCGTGCGGCTGATTTTCCTCGCCTTTGCGGTCCTCTCGGTCTTTGGCGTCTCCTTATCGCTCCGCAGGAACAGATGTTGA